A stretch of DNA from Gimesia chilikensis:
GAGGAAACAGGGCATTTCTGGTCCCCTTCTCCACTTCCGGCGCGGGGACAGCATACTTATATAGCACGTCATGGTTTTGGTTACAGTATTTTTGATTATACCGAAGACGGATTGACAACAGAGCTGTGCGTTTATGTGGCAACCGATGCACCGGTCAAATTCTGTAAGCTTAAAATCACGAATCGCTCCGGACGCCCAAGACAACTCTCCGTGACGGGTTTCTGGGAACTGGTCCTGGGCGATTCACGCAGCAAAACGGCAATGCATATCTCGACAGAAAAAGATCCAATGAGCGATGCGATTCTGGCACGGAATGTCTATAGTCCGGAATTCAGTGATCGGGTTGCCTTTTTCAGCTGCAGTGAAACGAATCAGTCCTTTACTGGTGATCGTACTGAATTCCTGGGACGGAATGGAAATCTCAAGAAACCTCTCGCCATGCAGCGTGTGCGTCTCTCTGGTCGCGTGGGAGCAGGCTATGATCCCTGTGCAGCAATTCAGGCTCCGTTGCATCTGGCGGATGGTCAGGAACGGATTATCACATTCACAAGCGGTGCTGCTTGTGGAACCGCAGAGACGAAGACGCTGGCACAGAGGTACCGGACTGTGGAAAGTGCCCATCAGGCGATTGAAGGCGTGTGGGATTACTGGAGTCGAACACTGGGCGTCATCCATCTGGAAACTCCCGATCCGTCAGTCAATTTTCTGGCGAATGGCTGGCTCGTTTATCAGACCCTGGCCTGTCGCATGTGGGCCCGCTCTGGATTTTATCAATCGGGAGGCGCTTTCGGCTTTCGAGATCAACTGCAGGATGCGATGGCCCTGGTCTATTCCCAGCCACAACTCCTCAGAGAGCATCTGCTACGTGCCGCGGCACATCAGTTTCAGGAAGGAGATGTGCAACACTGGTGGCATCCTCCGGTGGGCCGAGGCGTGCGCACTCATTTCTCCGACGACTATCTATGGTTGCCCCTGGCAATCTGTCGCTACGTGAAAATCACAGGGGACACTGGAATTCTCACTGAAAGCGTACCTTTTCTCACTTCACGTCCCTTACGTGAGGACGAGGAGTCGAACTACGATTTGCCAGAAATCAGTGATGAGATCGGGACTCTATTTGAACACGGTACTCGTGCCATCGAGAACGGCTTGCGTTTCGGTGAGCATGGCTTGCCCCTGATGGGGTGTGGTGACTGGAACGATGGCATGAATCTGGTCGGCGCAGCAGGACAGGGAGAGAGTGTCTGGCTGGGCTTCTTTCTGTATCATGTTCTCGTCCAGTTTTCCGAGTTGGCACGAGATCAGGGAGAGGAAGCCCTTGCAGAGCGCTACACAGAGGAAGCAGGCCGTCTGCAAGACAATATCGAGCTGCACGGCTGGGATGGCAAATGGTACCGCCGCGCCTATTTTGATGATGGCACGCCGCTGGGATCGTCTTCAAATAAAGAATGTCAGATCGATGCCATCGCACAGAGCTGGTCGATCCTGTCTGGTGCCGGTTCGGAAAATCGAACGAAGGTTGCCATGCAAAGTGTGGATCGCCGACTGATTGACGACGACGATCGATTGATCCGGTTACTGGATCCTCCCTTTGACAAGTCAGAGCTCAACCCGGGATATATCAAAGGTTATGTTCCCGGTGTACGGGAAAATGGTGGTCAATACACGCACAGTGCCATCTGGACTGTCATGGCGACAGCTGCAATGGGAGACAGCAGGCGTGCCTGGGAGCTGTTTTCACTCATCAATCCAGTATCCCATGGATCGACACCGGATGAGATTTCAGTCTATCGCGTTGAACCGTACGTCGTAGCTGCAGACGTTTATGGAGTGGAACCCCATACCGGACGAGGTGGCTGGACGTGGTATACCGGATCTGCTGGCTGGATGTACCGCCTGATTGTGGAATCTCTGTTGGGGCTGGAACTGGAAGTGGATCAGTTGCGTATCACACCTTGCCTGCCTGCTGACTGGACCACTTTTAAAATGCATTATCGCTATCGCGAAACCTTCTATCATATCACCATTCACAACAACGGCTCCGACGCAGAAGCCAGCCTGATGACTCTGGATGGTATCGAGTTGCCAGACCTGATCATTCCCCTTGTCGACGACCATGAAGACCATGAAGTTGTTATTACGGCCATCGCAGGCAAGTATGACAGCAGTATTTATCTGAGTAAGTTCCACTAAAAATTCACAAAAGAGGGACTTTCTCTTCAGAAATTGATGGATCTTTCCCGAGTCAAATCAGGCACTTTAACGGTAGAGGAAGTATTAGTCCCTGCACTGTGCCACCCCAAAAAATCTTCCGATTCACCCTGTTACATCTGTACGCACGCTTATGCCGCCATATCTGGCAGGCTTCTTTTCATCTTCATGATTTCACTTAGATTATGTTGATATCGACCTTTCTCGGGAGATTGTATCAGGACAGTACCCTAATTAATTGTCTACCACTTTTCGCTGGTCCCCCCCCCAGCAACAACAAATAGACCAAAGGTACCTGCTCTCCACCAACCACAAAGTCTTCTAATCCGCAGGTCGGTGGTTCGAATCCACCCGGGCGTGCATATAAGCCCATAAACGATAAATGCTTATGGGCTTTTTGGGCTGCTGGTATTGTATCTGATGTACTCGATTCAATTGAAAGTCATCAGTTCTTCAAACGCGACGCGCTGACAGTGCTCCTGGTCTCTCTGAATCTCTTGATGCGGGCTTGAAGCTCCCTATGTGAGCAGCCGTTTCGGAAACGGAACCTATCTCTATCGCCCTCTTGCGTACTGCGTCATTCAAATCGAATCTGGCACATTCTCCGAACGTGTTTTCAGAGGAAAATTCTAATTCTGCGATTCGTTGATGTGCTGTGATCAGCCCCCCCAACGCTTACGACATTGTTAGGCGTTTCAAATTAAGCGGAGAATATTCAAAAAATATTCCAGTCTGTTGCACACGATTTCCCGGGGTGTCGCCAAAGAGGGTGAAGCCATCTCCGAGTGCCTGAAAATCAGGAAAACAGTTATGCAGAATCAGTTTACGAGGAATCTCATGTTCAAAATCAGCATTACCTGCTTGTTGTTACTCAGTTTTCTGACCAGTCAGGGTTCCGCTGCGGATCGGATCTGGACCAGTGCCGATGGCAGGCAGAGGGTCAGAGCGGAGTTCGCTGGCCTGAAGGGAGATCAGGTGCAACTGAAGATTACCGGGGGGCTGATTGTGAGCCTCCCGCTGACTCAGTTCAGCCAGCGTGATCAGAAATATATCCAGCGGACTGCTTCAACCGATACACCGGATCAGACACCGAACTCTGAAACAAAAAAGATGGTGGTAGCGGACCAGGTTGACTCGGTCAAAACAGCGGACACTGAGACAAATAAGCAAGTGGCGGTTGCATCATCGGGAGATATGAAGCGGCTGGCGAATGATGATATCGGGAAGGCATCGAGGCTGCTGGGGGAGAAATTCAATCTCATGCTGGTGAATGGACTGCCGGTGATCCACCAGGAACACTTCCTGGAGTTGGAAAATATTGGTTCCGCTACCGAGCGGCATCAGCGTCATCAGGCTGCGGTGCAGGCTCTGGCACGCGAACGGCAGAACTTCAGCAAGTTGCTGGAACGTGTTGCTTTGGGTGTGGATGAGAGTTGGGTCGAAGAATTTCTACCAAATTTTATTGCCAATCATTATCCCCGACAGGTTGTGGAATCGGTGTTGAATTTCAAATATCAGACAGGGGGGGCGGTTGGTATCTGGAAAGGTGATAACGAATTTGAAAGACGGGCTGCACAACAGAAGTTCGAACGCGAGTATGGGGAGAGTCTGTCCGAGTTAGCGATCAAAGGGCCGTTTCGGATCTGTTTTATTTCCAAAGCACGATTATCGCCTTATGACTTTACCCGCAAGGGACTGTCGGTAAAAGCACTGGCGCACGGGGGAACGCCTGTGGTCCCTGGTGTCGAATGGAAGACAACATTTCCCACACTGCCTTCGAGTGGCGGATTTCGAAGGTCACTCAATGTTGCCGGTTCTCCGGTAGCCGGAACATCGTTCTGGAAAGTCGGTCCGGATATCGTCAACAGATTACCGAGCAGAACGAAAAAAAGTTTTATCGGAGGCGCGGTGACAGAGCGCTGGGCGTTTATTGCGACTGTGGTGACGTTTCGAAGTGCACCGTTACTGGAACCCGCTGATCGTCAAATGCCGGCCATTTTTGGAACGGTAGACTCCGTTGAACTGTTTGCAGATCCCACTTTGCGAAAGCCACTGCACAGCTTTCCTCTGAAACGCTATCCCACGGCTGTGCTGGTAGGTGGCGTGGAAGCTGTGAGCGAATCGTCGCAAGCAGTGATTCCCCTGGATGAATTTGCCGTAGCCGGTCTGATTGCCCGGAATCAGGGGCTGAAACTTAAAGACGAATCCTGGACCCGGATCTGGCAGCAGGTGAGTAAGAAAGATCAGCAGGCCGTTTTAAAGACGCGAGAAAAACTAAACTCGTACACCGATCTCAATTTCAGTATTCCCAGCATGATCAGCACGCAGCGGGCTTCAGCGGACTTGAATCAGCGGGTCAGTTCTGCCAGTCAGGAAGTGTCTCGACTGCGCTCGGAGATTCAGGGCCTGATGTCTCCGTCTCGACAGCCATTCTTTCCCCCTTTTGCAGGAACATTTGGTGCCACGTGGGATCAGGACCGTGAATCGATCTCAGCGGCGCAGCGGCAGCAGTTGTCCGACTGGCTGGCCGGTCGAACAGAAGCCGCGGGTGATCTGTATCGACTGAATTTCAAAGTGGTCCTCGATCCCCGGACAGATGAACCGCGACTGGAAGACATGTCATTGACTCAACAACAGGCTGAACTGCGTGCAGCGGGCGAACAGCCATCACATCTGATTTCCCTGTATGAGAATCGAGCATTTGATGAGCGCGGTGAACTTGAGCTGCGGGGGACAGAAACAGGACTCTTCCAGCGTGCGGGACAGGAGTATAAGCCCTATCAATTTCTGTTGAATCTGGGATGCGATACGAAAACTCTGATGAGATTCCTGCCGGAAGAGGCTGTGAAAAAGGCATTGGCTGAGAGAGGCGATGAAATTCGCATCGCGGTTACACTGGATGTCCGGGTTCAACAATTAAGGAGCCTGAATACAGATACGGGAAAACAAGGTGGGTATGCGACTGTGATTCTCGATTCGTTGCCCATTCATATTTCTGTTGGCGAAAAAGACAAGGCTCCTTTGTACGAGGGGCCCCTGCAGATGGCAGCGTTACAGAAGCTGGCAGCGCACCAGCCTGAAAAAGCGATTCCCGTTCAGTCGAAAGAGAATGAAAAAGCGTTTGCTTTAAGTCCCCAGGGGATGCTGCCGCTGATTGCTTCTGTTGCACCAGAGTTTCTGGAGGATCCGGAGCAACTGGATCAACTGATGGTGATGCGCTGGCGTTTTGAAAATGTTCCCATGTTCGATGTCAAACCTGATCAGGTTCGGTTCTTCGACAAAGGCTCACAGACTCTTCCCTCTCGTGATGTCCGCGCAGCGAAAGCGGAGAAGTTTAAAGCCTGGGTGAAACGCTGGACCGAATCGGTTCCGGACCAGTTCACGATGCAATTCGATGACTTCCGATTTCAGGGGCTGGATAAAGATCGCCCCAGTCCAGCGTTGTTTTCTAACAGCTTTATCCCCTGGAGTGGTGGTGGGAATGTGAATGATTATGGGCATATGATGTATGGGTTGAAGCATCCGGATACGATTCAACCAGCGATGGCTGCTGAGAAAGTACAGGAATTATTAGACCTGTTTGCGATCGCACCACGGGATCTTTTGATGGATCAGATCTATGCTGTTCCTGATCAGGAAGGTCGCAATTTTAAGGCAGCGTTTCCCAATCCTCAGGCAATTCCCGGTCTGGCAATGGATCGTCCTGCAGAACCGATTTTTCCCCTGCTGCGTTTCGATAAAGAGATCTGGCCAGCTGAGAATGCCAGACTGGAACAAACTGCTCACAAACCGCGGTTAGAGATCACAGCCAAGGTGGCTTCATTCAAGCTGGTGGAGGAATTACCTCGACATCCCTGGGTAGAGGGCTTGAGCCGATTTCACAGCAGAGAATATCCCTCAGATCGGATTATCGATAAAGGAAAGTATGCCATCATGGAAGTGAAACTGAAGTCCGCCCGACTGGTTGACCCTGCGACGGGGAAAACGGTTCTCCCCCTTGAATTAAAAGAGTATCGTGCAGTTGATCTGAAAGCATTGGATCAGCAAAACGAACAATAGGCGGCCGTATGATGATGTCAGGGATTGAGTTTAGTTTGAAACCTGTCTGCCACTGTATGTAACAGGTACTGTCCCCTCGAATCATGACTCGTTCGACAGGTTATCCTCAAACGCTGATCTGTCTTTAGTTCTGATCCGTAGATTAGTGGTTCGAATCCACCCGGGCGTGCTTTTGATGGCGATTCACTGTAAAGGTGAATCGCTTTTTTTATTGGCTGTTGCTTCCGAGCCGGTTTTCAATAGAGTGAATATCAAGTGGCTACCAGAACCCAATTACAGAGAGTTATTGAGACATGATTCATTTCGTGAGCTGTGAAGTTCTAAGCATTGATGGTGATGATGCTTTGCTCGAAATTAAATACCGGATTGATGCCGGGCAGGAAATCCATTCATATCAGGTAAAGCAGGATTTTTCCGTCGAAGATGGTTTTGTTTACATTGGGACGACTGAAGTTATCCAAGGTCAGCGGCCAGGATGGGCGGAATATGCATCAGATCACGATCTGATACACGATACCCTGCAAGATGACTATGATGAAAGAAGCGGACTGTTTTCGTAACCGAAACAAATGAGACATGTGCCTTTGGAGGGGCGTACTGCTGGCATAAAAAGGATGGAAAGAGAACAGGTGCTTCTCCGCCTCTTTTTCCAGCAGCTGGTGTCTGGTGAGAATCCAGCGAAGTTCTGCATATTCACTTCCTGCTCCCCGTTCGAAAGTTCACGTCTTTTCCGGGCCCGTTTCTTATCATGAAAAGCCACCAAAGGCTGGCGTCTGCCTTGGGTTACCACTACACTGGTGGTACTACCAAATTTTCACACCCCCCTCTTCTGACGCTCTTTTAATACGGATGATGCTAGAACCATGAAACGATTCTCCCACCGCTGTGCCGTATCTTCTTTGAAATCTGCAGGCTGGGCTGTTGCCCTGTGTCTGTCGCTGTTTGTGACCAGCTTTGCCAGTGCGGGGCCTCTGGTTTATGAAGGGACCGAGGGACCTGGTAAAGGGAAGCATATTGTCTTCCTGGCCGGCGATCATGAGTATCGCTCGGAAGAATCGCTGCCCGAACTCGCCCGGATCCTGGCGAAGCGGCATGGGTTCAAGTGCACGGTGCTGTTTAACATCGATCCCGAGACCGGCGAGATCGTCGCCGGCAATTCGAATATTCCCGGAATGGAAGCCCTCAAGACGGCGGATCTGGCAGTCGTCTTTCTGCGGTTTCAGAATCTGCCCAAGGAACAGATGCAGCATCTCGATGACTATCTGAAACGGGGTGGCCCGGTGGTTGGGATGCGGACCGCCACGCATGCCTTTAACATGCCCGAGTCGGCACCGTTCTCGAAATATTCATACCAGAGCAAAGACAAAGACTACGAAAAAGGGTTTGGTCACCAGGTACTGGGACAGACCTGGGTCGGACACTATGGAACCAATCACAAGCAGAGCACGCGCATCACTATCATCGACGATAAGAAACAGCACCCGATTCTGCGGGGCGTGAAAGATATCTGGGTGCAGGCCGGCGGTTATGTCGGTAAGCCGATCGATGGTGAAGTACTCACGATGGCGCAGCCGCTGAACGGGATGCAGCCCGACTCCCCTGCCGACGAAACCAAACCTCCCATGCCTTCCGAATGGACGCGTACCTACACTTCGGCTTCCGGGAAAAAAGGACGCGTCTTTACGACCCTGTATGGAACGCCTGAGGATCTGCTGAACGACGGTTATCGCCGGATGCTGGTGAATGCCTGCTACTGGGCACTGGGGATGGAAGACGCGATCAAGGCGGATGCGAATGTGGATTTCGTCGGCCCGTTCGAACCGAATACCTTCGGTTTTGGAACCTACGCACACGGGATCAAGCCGGAAGCCTATGCCGGGTTCAAGAGCCCCATTCCGGCGAACCACAACACCAAGCGAACGGACACTCCCCAAAAGGGAGGGAAAAAAGCAGCGCCGAAAAAAAAGGACAACAAGTCGGCCAGTAAGTCGAAAGAGCCGACCGCGTCCCTGGCGACTGGTAAGCCGGCCCGCTTTGTGCGCATTGAACTCCCCGGCGACAAGCGGATTCTGACCCTGGCGGAAGTGGAAGTCATCAGCGGCGGAAAAAATGTTGCCAAGGGAGCGAAAGCCACCCAGTCGAGCACGATGGGATCGGCGGTCGCCGCCAAGGCTTTGGACGGTAACAAGAGTGCGGACTGGGGCAAAGGCGGACAGACACATACTTCGAACTCGGGTTCTAAAAATCCCTGGTGGGAAGTCGATCTGGGCCGTGCGGTTGATGTAGACAAAGTGGCGATCTGGAACCGGGAA
This window harbors:
- a CDS encoding SHD1 domain-containing protein codes for the protein MFKISITCLLLLSFLTSQGSAADRIWTSADGRQRVRAEFAGLKGDQVQLKITGGLIVSLPLTQFSQRDQKYIQRTASTDTPDQTPNSETKKMVVADQVDSVKTADTETNKQVAVASSGDMKRLANDDIGKASRLLGEKFNLMLVNGLPVIHQEHFLELENIGSATERHQRHQAAVQALARERQNFSKLLERVALGVDESWVEEFLPNFIANHYPRQVVESVLNFKYQTGGAVGIWKGDNEFERRAAQQKFEREYGESLSELAIKGPFRICFISKARLSPYDFTRKGLSVKALAHGGTPVVPGVEWKTTFPTLPSSGGFRRSLNVAGSPVAGTSFWKVGPDIVNRLPSRTKKSFIGGAVTERWAFIATVVTFRSAPLLEPADRQMPAIFGTVDSVELFADPTLRKPLHSFPLKRYPTAVLVGGVEAVSESSQAVIPLDEFAVAGLIARNQGLKLKDESWTRIWQQVSKKDQQAVLKTREKLNSYTDLNFSIPSMISTQRASADLNQRVSSASQEVSRLRSEIQGLMSPSRQPFFPPFAGTFGATWDQDRESISAAQRQQLSDWLAGRTEAAGDLYRLNFKVVLDPRTDEPRLEDMSLTQQQAELRAAGEQPSHLISLYENRAFDERGELELRGTETGLFQRAGQEYKPYQFLLNLGCDTKTLMRFLPEEAVKKALAERGDEIRIAVTLDVRVQQLRSLNTDTGKQGGYATVILDSLPIHISVGEKDKAPLYEGPLQMAALQKLAAHQPEKAIPVQSKENEKAFALSPQGMLPLIASVAPEFLEDPEQLDQLMVMRWRFENVPMFDVKPDQVRFFDKGSQTLPSRDVRAAKAEKFKAWVKRWTESVPDQFTMQFDDFRFQGLDKDRPSPALFSNSFIPWSGGGNVNDYGHMMYGLKHPDTIQPAMAAEKVQELLDLFAIAPRDLLMDQIYAVPDQEGRNFKAAFPNPQAIPGLAMDRPAEPIFPLLRFDKEIWPAENARLEQTAHKPRLEITAKVASFKLVEELPRHPWVEGLSRFHSREYPSDRIIDKGKYAIMEVKLKSARLVDPATGKTVLPLELKEYRAVDLKALDQQNEQ